From Myxococcus xanthus, a single genomic window includes:
- a CDS encoding PTS sugar transporter subunit IIA has product MRIAEFLSPQAVIADMQSRTKPEVLRELSATLVRAHPLLTADRLVEVLREREKLGSTGIGEGVAIPHGKLPGMGQLQAAFGVSHAGVDFEAIDGKPTHLFFALVAPENSAGVHLKALARISRLFKNPRFRAAILEAPTAADIHALIVQEDARP; this is encoded by the coding sequence GTGAGAATCGCCGAGTTCCTCAGCCCCCAAGCCGTCATCGCCGACATGCAGTCGCGGACGAAGCCTGAAGTCCTGCGAGAACTGAGTGCCACGCTGGTGCGCGCCCATCCGCTGCTGACCGCGGACCGGCTGGTGGAGGTGCTGCGCGAGCGCGAGAAGCTTGGCAGCACGGGCATCGGCGAGGGTGTGGCCATCCCGCACGGCAAGCTGCCGGGCATGGGGCAACTCCAGGCCGCCTTCGGCGTGTCGCACGCGGGCGTGGACTTCGAGGCCATTGACGGCAAGCCCACCCACCTGTTCTTCGCCCTGGTGGCGCCAGAGAACAGCGCGGGGGTCCACCTCAAGGCCCTGGCCCGCATCTCCCGTCTCTTCAAGAACCCGCGTTTCCGGGCCGCCATCCTCGAGGCGCCCACGGCCGCGGACATCCACGCCCTCATCGTCCAGGAAGACGCACGGCCTTGA
- the hpf gene encoding ribosome hibernation-promoting factor, HPF/YfiA family: protein MQFNITFRQFGASDSLKEYAREKVERVNRLLDRAGEAHVVLSLERHLHHADITIHSGAWVLRGRDKSDDMYASIDLAMDKIERQLRRYRDKLKSHHGRERVHHRHDLVEQLRVRHAVFELPDVDALTSLAEASASEDAPKPAVVPAQPAAPSQAAREVRATHLTVKPLTVDDAVMQMNLMNNDFYVFHNVESESLCIVYRRKDGQYGLIEPHAPAIAATGT, encoded by the coding sequence ATGCAGTTCAACATCACCTTCCGTCAGTTCGGAGCGTCCGATTCCCTCAAGGAGTACGCACGCGAGAAGGTCGAAAGGGTGAACCGGTTGCTGGACCGAGCCGGCGAGGCCCATGTGGTCCTGTCGTTGGAACGCCACCTCCACCATGCGGACATCACCATCCACTCCGGCGCGTGGGTCCTGCGGGGCCGCGACAAGAGCGATGACATGTACGCGTCCATCGACCTGGCGATGGACAAAATCGAGCGCCAGCTGCGGCGCTACCGTGACAAGCTGAAGTCGCACCATGGCCGTGAGCGCGTCCACCACCGGCATGATTTGGTGGAGCAGCTCCGGGTCCGCCACGCCGTGTTCGAGCTCCCGGACGTGGACGCGCTGACGTCGCTGGCCGAGGCCTCCGCGAGTGAAGATGCGCCGAAACCCGCCGTCGTGCCCGCGCAGCCCGCGGCCCCGTCGCAGGCTGCGCGCGAGGTGCGTGCCACCCACCTCACCGTCAAGCCACTCACCGTGGATGATGCGGTGATGCAGATGAACCTGATGAACAACGACTTCTACGTCTTCCACAACGTGGAGTCGGAGTCGCTGTGCATTGTCTACCGGCGCAAGGATGGCCAGTACGGCCTCATCGAGCCGCACGCCCCGGCGATCGCCGCCACGGGGACCTGA
- a CDS encoding GNAT family N-acetyltransferase has protein sequence MSATLPPDSAVHRRDCVPLVVPPVTLEGHDVRLEPLRPEHAPALAALCEDDIFTWFSSVLRTEADVAAFIDNACQAAERGSERPFVIIERRTGAPVGTTRFLEIQRDHRTLEIGYTWLGRRVWRTRINTECKYLLLRHAFESLGVMRVQFKTDKHNARSRAAIERLGARFEGVLRHHKLVRGGVVRDSAYYSVVDTEWPEVKVRLEGLLADGGARV, from the coding sequence ATGAGCGCCACCCTCCCTCCCGATTCCGCCGTGCACCGGCGTGACTGCGTCCCCCTCGTCGTTCCGCCCGTCACGCTCGAAGGGCACGACGTCCGCCTGGAGCCGCTGCGTCCGGAGCATGCGCCGGCCCTGGCCGCGCTGTGCGAGGACGACATCTTCACCTGGTTCTCGAGCGTGCTGCGGACCGAAGCGGACGTCGCAGCCTTCATCGACAACGCCTGCCAGGCGGCCGAGCGAGGGAGCGAGCGCCCCTTCGTCATCATCGAGCGGCGGACGGGCGCGCCGGTGGGCACCACGCGCTTCCTCGAAATCCAGCGCGACCACCGGACGCTGGAGATTGGCTACACATGGCTGGGCCGCCGCGTGTGGCGCACGCGCATCAACACGGAGTGCAAGTACCTGCTGCTGCGGCACGCCTTCGAGTCGCTCGGCGTCATGCGGGTGCAGTTCAAGACGGACAAGCACAACGCGCGTTCGCGGGCGGCCATCGAGCGGTTGGGCGCTCGCTTCGAGGGGGTGCTGCGCCACCACAAACTGGTGCGCGGCGGTGTGGTGCGTGACAGCGCGTACTACAGCGTCGTCGACACGGAGTGGCCGGAAGTGAAGGTTCGTCTGGAAGGGCTGCTCGCGGACGGCGGTGCGCGGGTATAG
- the rpoN gene encoding RNA polymerase factor sigma-54, giving the protein MAMELKQSLKLAQQLVMTPQLQQAIKLLQLSRMELLEQVREEMEQNPLLEQPDEQAPGDVGDKEPGEASLEADNMEVPRDVDLPAATSDTATEFKADGEGPPEIDWEQYLNSYQFNEPTTASNKGNVATDDMPSFEANLVKKADLVDHIQEQLGTLRLNDAERRIAMLILGNLDDDGYLKLPEVDGDPLIRLANEADVPMHVAERTLRRIQMLDPRGCGARDLQECLLIQLQGIREPHAPLLGLIIKRHMKYLESKNLPAIAKDLKVTLEEVVGAVRLLPKLDPKPGRNFSGDDAQYISPDVFVYKMGDDYTVVLNDDGLSKLRISGTYRNALKTGAVGPGQTKDFIQDKLRSAMWLIRSIHQRQRTIYKVTESIVKFQRDFLDKGIAYLKPLILRDVAEDIGMHESTVSRVTTSKYVHTPQGIFELKYFFNSSIARVSGEDTASEAVKHHIKQLVAQEDARNPYSDQKIVELLRSQGTEIARRTVAKYREVLGILPSSKRKRYY; this is encoded by the coding sequence ATGGCGATGGAACTGAAACAAAGCCTGAAGCTTGCCCAACAGCTGGTGATGACGCCGCAGCTGCAGCAAGCCATCAAGCTCCTCCAACTGTCTCGCATGGAACTGCTCGAGCAGGTCCGCGAGGAGATGGAGCAGAACCCGCTGCTGGAGCAACCAGACGAGCAAGCGCCGGGGGATGTGGGAGACAAGGAACCCGGGGAAGCCTCCCTGGAAGCAGACAACATGGAGGTGCCGCGGGACGTGGATCTGCCCGCGGCCACCAGCGACACCGCCACGGAGTTCAAGGCGGACGGGGAGGGCCCCCCGGAAATCGACTGGGAGCAGTACCTCAACAGCTACCAGTTCAATGAGCCCACCACGGCCTCCAACAAGGGCAACGTGGCCACGGACGACATGCCGTCGTTCGAGGCCAACCTCGTCAAGAAGGCGGACCTGGTCGACCACATCCAGGAGCAGCTGGGCACGCTGCGCCTGAATGACGCCGAGCGCCGCATCGCCATGCTCATCCTGGGCAACCTGGATGACGACGGCTACCTCAAGCTGCCGGAAGTGGACGGGGATCCGCTCATCCGCCTGGCCAACGAGGCGGACGTGCCCATGCACGTCGCGGAGCGCACGCTGCGGCGCATCCAGATGTTGGATCCGCGCGGCTGCGGCGCCCGTGACTTGCAGGAGTGCCTGCTCATCCAGCTCCAGGGCATCAGGGAGCCGCACGCGCCGCTGTTGGGCCTCATCATCAAGCGGCACATGAAGTACCTGGAGAGCAAGAACCTGCCCGCCATCGCCAAGGACCTGAAGGTCACCTTGGAAGAGGTGGTGGGGGCGGTGCGGCTGCTCCCGAAGCTGGACCCGAAGCCGGGCCGCAACTTCAGCGGGGACGACGCGCAGTACATCTCCCCCGACGTGTTCGTCTACAAGATGGGGGACGACTACACGGTGGTGCTCAACGATGACGGCCTGTCCAAGCTGCGCATCTCCGGCACCTACCGGAACGCGCTGAAGACGGGCGCGGTGGGCCCGGGCCAGACGAAGGACTTCATCCAGGACAAGCTGCGCAGCGCGATGTGGCTCATCCGCTCCATCCACCAGCGGCAGCGGACCATCTACAAAGTCACCGAGAGCATCGTGAAGTTCCAGCGGGACTTCCTGGACAAGGGCATTGCCTACCTCAAGCCGCTCATCCTCCGGGACGTGGCCGAGGACATCGGCATGCACGAGTCCACGGTGAGCCGCGTCACCACCAGCAAGTACGTGCACACACCGCAGGGCATCTTCGAGCTGAAGTACTTCTTCAACTCGTCCATCGCCCGCGTCTCCGGTGAGGACACCGCGAGCGAGGCGGTGAAGCACCACATCAAGCAGTTGGTGGCGCAGGAAGACGCCCGCAACCCGTACTCGGACCAGAAAATCGTCGAGCTGCTGCGCTCGCAGGGCACCGAGATTGCCCGCCGCACGGTGGCCAAGTACCGCGAGGTGCTGGGCATCCTCCCCAGCAGCAAGCGCAAGCGGTACTACTGA
- the lptB gene encoding LPS export ABC transporter ATP-binding protein, whose product MSARLIAEGLEKSFRGRKKVVAGVSFSVAAGEVVGLLGPNGAGKTTSFNMVVGLVSPDAGRVRIGDEDLTHLPMHRRARRGVGYLPQEASVFRKLTVRDNFLAVLELQKDLDAKAREQRADTLLDEFGLTHVGESLGGDLSGGERRRAEIARSLIPQPRFILFDEPFAGVDPINVGDLQRQIFLLRERGLGVLITDHNVQDTLGICDRAYIIAQGRILEEGTPAEIAASPKARAVYLGERFRLQQAL is encoded by the coding sequence ATGAGCGCGAGGCTGATCGCCGAGGGCCTGGAGAAGAGTTTCCGCGGCCGCAAGAAGGTGGTGGCCGGCGTGTCCTTCAGCGTGGCCGCCGGGGAAGTGGTGGGCCTGCTGGGGCCCAACGGCGCGGGGAAGACGACCAGCTTCAACATGGTGGTGGGATTGGTGTCTCCGGATGCGGGACGCGTGCGCATTGGCGACGAGGACCTCACGCACCTGCCCATGCATCGCCGCGCTCGCCGGGGCGTGGGCTACCTGCCCCAGGAAGCCTCCGTCTTCCGCAAGCTCACGGTGCGCGACAACTTCCTGGCCGTGCTGGAGCTCCAGAAGGACCTGGACGCCAAGGCCCGCGAGCAGCGCGCCGACACCCTCCTGGACGAGTTCGGCCTCACGCACGTTGGGGAGTCCCTGGGGGGAGACCTTTCGGGCGGCGAGCGCCGGCGTGCCGAGATTGCCCGCAGCCTCATCCCGCAGCCCCGCTTCATCCTCTTCGACGAGCCCTTCGCCGGCGTGGACCCCATCAACGTGGGCGACCTCCAGCGGCAGATCTTCCTCCTCCGCGAACGCGGGTTGGGCGTCCTCATCACCGACCACAACGTCCAGGACACCCTGGGTATCTGTGATCGTGCGTACATCATCGCACAGGGGCGAATCCTGGAAGAGGGCACCCCGGCGGAGATCGCCGCGTCCCCCAAGGCCCGCGCCGTCTACCTGGGGGAACGGTTCCGCCTCCAACAAGCGCTCTGA
- a CDS encoding LptA/OstA family protein: MIEFLVMAFFVAQPAPAVAATPAQGTPPAAVGGSAPSAGTGTRAPGPLGGKELTEPVQINGDNVTFQKSQATLTGNVKVKHRTLDLKCDRMTANYTPQREVTRVVCTGGVHAVDGDRMAKGERAEYDVPSGVLVVTGSPEARQGTTHMRGTKVRLTLGNERLEVENAVIVFESLPSNPTPARRKGRQSAPRPAPSSGTAPSAQGGTAR; encoded by the coding sequence GTGATTGAGTTCCTCGTGATGGCCTTCTTCGTCGCGCAGCCCGCGCCCGCGGTCGCCGCCACCCCCGCGCAGGGCACGCCTCCCGCCGCCGTGGGGGGCTCTGCCCCCTCCGCTGGGACGGGGACCCGCGCCCCGGGCCCCCTGGGCGGCAAGGAGCTGACGGAGCCCGTTCAAATCAACGGCGACAACGTCACCTTCCAGAAGTCCCAGGCCACCCTCACCGGCAACGTGAAGGTGAAGCACCGCACGCTCGACCTGAAGTGTGACCGGATGACGGCCAACTACACCCCTCAACGCGAGGTGACGCGTGTGGTGTGCACGGGCGGGGTGCATGCCGTGGACGGCGACCGCATGGCCAAGGGCGAGCGCGCTGAATACGACGTGCCCAGCGGCGTGCTGGTGGTGACGGGCTCGCCCGAGGCCCGCCAGGGCACCACGCACATGCGCGGGACGAAGGTCCGGCTGACGCTGGGCAACGAGCGGCTGGAGGTGGAGAACGCCGTCATCGTCTTCGAATCGCTGCCCTCCAACCCCACCCCGGCCAGGCGCAAGGGGCGGCAGTCCGCGCCCCGTCCGGCCCCGTCCTCCGGGACGGCCCCCTCCGCGCAGGGAGGCACGGCTCGATGA
- a CDS encoding lysophospholipid acyltransferase family protein, protein MERPPLAKRLKRFLRYVLIRGVLLLLQPLPLGVARSLGARLGALAYTLAGGERRKALKSLSVAFPEKSDADRQALARDAFRHLAAAALEVACTGALDEALERLVAWPDADRQVLETALARGRGVVFVSGHVGNWELLARRVARAGYPSQSIAKETTDPRLTELVGQFRARGGVRSIWRGQEGAARAMLRALRNGEILGILIDQDTKVQSLFVPFFGQLAATPRAAADLAIRTGAAVVTGFCHREGAGYRLSMEEVPVPQDTDREAAALALTAALSSRIEAAIRRTPEQWVWMHQRWKTRPPVSEDVPLPEAAPASAG, encoded by the coding sequence GTGGAGCGTCCACCCTTAGCAAAGCGCCTCAAGCGTTTCCTCCGCTACGTGCTCATCCGTGGCGTCCTGTTGCTCCTTCAACCTCTTCCCCTGGGCGTCGCCCGGAGCCTGGGTGCGCGTCTGGGCGCCCTGGCCTACACCCTGGCCGGAGGGGAACGCCGCAAGGCCCTCAAGTCCCTTTCCGTGGCCTTCCCGGAAAAGTCGGATGCGGACCGGCAGGCGCTGGCCCGCGACGCCTTCCGCCACCTGGCCGCCGCCGCGCTGGAGGTGGCCTGCACGGGCGCCCTCGACGAGGCCCTGGAGCGCCTGGTCGCCTGGCCGGACGCCGACCGGCAGGTGCTGGAGACGGCCCTGGCCCGGGGGCGCGGCGTCGTCTTCGTGTCCGGGCACGTGGGGAACTGGGAGCTGCTCGCCCGCCGCGTGGCTCGCGCCGGCTACCCCAGCCAGAGCATCGCGAAGGAGACCACCGACCCCCGGCTGACGGAGCTGGTGGGTCAGTTCCGGGCCCGGGGCGGGGTGCGGAGCATCTGGCGCGGCCAGGAAGGCGCTGCCCGGGCCATGCTGCGCGCCCTGCGCAACGGCGAAATCCTCGGCATCCTCATCGACCAGGACACGAAGGTGCAGTCCCTCTTCGTGCCCTTCTTCGGGCAACTGGCCGCCACACCACGCGCCGCCGCTGACCTGGCCATCCGCACGGGCGCGGCGGTGGTGACGGGCTTCTGTCACCGCGAAGGGGCGGGGTACCGCCTGTCCATGGAAGAGGTCCCGGTGCCCCAGGACACGGACCGCGAGGCGGCCGCCCTGGCCCTCACGGCCGCCCTGTCCAGCCGAATCGAAGCCGCCATCCGGCGGACGCCGGAACAGTGGGTGTGGATGCACCAGCGCTGGAAGACGCGTCCGCCGGTGAGCGAGGACGTCCCACTTCCGGAGGCGGCGCCCGCATCCGCCGGGTGA
- the astB gene encoding N-succinylarginine dihydrolase: MREYNFDGLVGPTHNYGGLSPGNLASQSHVGEPSHPRDAALQGLEKMRFVSALGVGQAVLPPQPRPSLHALRALGFTGSDEEVITRAAREAEHLLRLTSSASSMWTANAATVAPSADTADGRVHLTPANLSQMYHRAIEAETTHSVLRAIFSNEKYFAVHAPLPGSGHFADEGAANHTRLATPGHAGVHLLAWGRSAWQDVQGPSRFPARQTLEASQALARLHQLDAKSVLFPQQHPEGIDAGAFHTDVLAVGNERFLMLHELAFVDHAGLLAVLREKLGQDFRAVVATKAELPAKDAVKAYPFNSQVLTLPDGTMAIVAPIESRETPAARQFLERVVAEDTPVKAVHYLDVRQSMNNGGGPACLRQRVWLTDEERGAIKADVFYTPALHDSLAGWVRRHYREVLRPKDLQDPQLARETMTALDELTRILNLGSVYDFQR, encoded by the coding sequence ATGCGCGAATACAACTTCGACGGGCTCGTTGGGCCCACCCACAATTACGGCGGCCTCTCGCCCGGCAACCTGGCATCGCAGAGCCATGTCGGTGAGCCCAGCCACCCCCGGGACGCGGCCCTCCAGGGGCTGGAAAAGATGCGCTTTGTGTCCGCCCTGGGGGTGGGACAGGCGGTCCTGCCGCCCCAGCCGCGCCCGTCCCTGCACGCGCTGAGGGCGCTGGGCTTCACGGGCTCGGACGAGGAGGTCATCACCCGGGCCGCGCGCGAGGCCGAACACCTGTTGCGCCTGACGTCCAGCGCGTCCTCCATGTGGACGGCCAACGCGGCCACGGTGGCGCCCAGCGCGGACACGGCGGATGGCCGGGTGCACCTGACACCGGCCAACCTGTCGCAGATGTACCACCGGGCCATCGAGGCGGAGACGACGCACTCGGTGCTGCGCGCCATCTTCTCCAATGAGAAGTACTTCGCGGTGCACGCGCCGCTGCCGGGCAGCGGGCACTTCGCGGACGAGGGCGCGGCCAACCACACGCGGCTCGCCACGCCCGGGCACGCGGGCGTCCATCTGCTCGCCTGGGGCCGCAGCGCGTGGCAGGACGTGCAGGGGCCCAGCCGCTTCCCCGCGCGGCAGACGCTGGAGGCCAGCCAGGCGCTGGCGCGGCTCCACCAGTTGGACGCGAAGTCGGTGCTCTTCCCGCAGCAACACCCCGAGGGCATCGACGCGGGGGCCTTCCACACGGACGTGCTGGCGGTGGGCAACGAGCGGTTCCTGATGCTGCATGAGCTGGCCTTCGTGGACCACGCGGGGCTCCTGGCGGTGCTGCGCGAGAAGCTGGGCCAGGACTTCCGCGCGGTGGTGGCCACGAAGGCGGAGCTGCCGGCGAAGGACGCGGTGAAGGCGTACCCGTTCAACTCGCAGGTGCTGACGCTGCCGGACGGCACCATGGCGATTGTGGCGCCGATAGAGAGCCGGGAGACGCCCGCGGCGCGGCAGTTCCTGGAGCGCGTGGTGGCCGAGGACACGCCGGTGAAGGCCGTGCACTACCTGGACGTGCGCCAGTCGATGAACAACGGCGGCGGACCGGCCTGCCTGCGCCAGCGGGTGTGGCTCACGGACGAGGAGCGCGGGGCCATCAAGGCAGACGTCTTCTACACGCCCGCGCTGCATGACTCGCTGGCCGGCTGGGTGCGGCGGCACTACCGCGAGGTGCTGCGGCCCAAGGACCTGCAGGACCCGCAGCTGGCGCGGGAGACGATGACGGCGCTGGATGAGCTGACCCGGATTCTCAACCTGGGCAGCGTCTACGACTTCCAACGCTGA
- the sitI6 gene encoding SitI6 family double-CXXCG motif immunity protein, whose amino-acid sequence MRFYRVEASTTSRFTGNLSRAAHKWGLPGVEPCTECGVGGGWAGLQYPCVDLSSFSKAELKPFSDPWPVPFEVFARLRERVRPLAPEGAVLEPGTRLGPLSGVATGAFGHLALQDWTLVIRDEALEVLQGEGVRGLTGCRLDVTFRGKNPPVLRELQLALHGRLHPDCFVHPRAPTCAKCGSEASERLPDTYWLARETLPVEVDLFRLRDYPALVIATERMVVAADRLKLEGVTFQPLDAR is encoded by the coding sequence GTGAGGTTCTACCGAGTCGAAGCGAGCACGACGTCGCGCTTCACGGGCAACCTGAGTCGCGCCGCGCACAAGTGGGGCCTCCCAGGCGTGGAGCCCTGCACGGAGTGTGGGGTGGGCGGCGGCTGGGCGGGCTTGCAGTATCCGTGTGTCGACCTGTCGAGCTTCTCGAAGGCTGAGCTGAAGCCGTTCTCCGACCCCTGGCCCGTTCCCTTCGAGGTCTTCGCGCGGCTGCGCGAGCGCGTCAGGCCCCTGGCGCCCGAAGGCGCGGTCCTGGAGCCCGGAACCCGGCTCGGCCCCCTGTCAGGCGTGGCGACAGGGGCATTCGGGCACCTCGCATTGCAGGACTGGACGCTCGTCATTCGCGACGAAGCGCTGGAGGTGTTGCAGGGCGAAGGCGTCCGGGGACTCACCGGGTGTCGTCTCGACGTGACCTTCCGAGGGAAGAACCCTCCGGTGCTCCGTGAGTTACAACTGGCGCTTCATGGCCGGCTGCATCCCGACTGCTTCGTGCATCCCCGTGCGCCCACCTGCGCGAAGTGCGGAAGCGAGGCCAGTGAGCGCCTGCCAGATACATACTGGCTCGCTCGGGAGACGCTGCCCGTCGAGGTGGACCTGTTCCGGCTGAGGGATTACCCCGCCCTCGTCATCGCGACCGAACGCATGGTGGTCGCGGCAGACCGGCTGAAGCTGGAGGGCGTCACCTTCCAGCCCCTGGACGCGCGCTGA
- a CDS encoding aminoacyl-tRNA deacylase — protein sequence MIPEAIQHYLRRNGVRFERYWHPRAVSAQEVAESLHVSGWRVAKSVIVMADRQPWIVVVPAAGTVDLDQVRDMLGARHVRLATEPEFSGHFPDCEVGAEPPFGELYGLPVAVDESLSLAERLLFRAGSHEESLELRFQDFAILEWPLVASFIEEEQQLQAIHNTGAPSRPREEAHAHV from the coding sequence ATGATTCCCGAAGCGATACAGCACTATCTGCGCCGCAACGGGGTGCGTTTCGAGCGGTACTGGCACCCGCGTGCCGTCAGCGCTCAAGAAGTGGCCGAGTCGCTGCACGTCTCCGGCTGGCGCGTGGCCAAGTCCGTCATCGTGATGGCGGACCGGCAGCCATGGATTGTCGTCGTCCCCGCGGCGGGCACCGTCGATTTGGACCAGGTCCGAGACATGCTGGGTGCCCGGCACGTCCGGCTCGCGACCGAGCCGGAATTCTCCGGCCACTTTCCCGACTGCGAGGTGGGCGCGGAACCTCCCTTTGGTGAGCTCTACGGCCTGCCTGTCGCCGTGGATGAATCCCTCAGCCTGGCGGAACGGCTGCTCTTCCGCGCGGGCTCCCACGAGGAGTCGCTCGAGCTGCGCTTCCAGGACTTCGCCATCTTGGAGTGGCCCCTGGTGGCCTCCTTCATCGAGGAGGAGCAGCAACTCCAAGCCATCCACAACACCGGCGCGCCCAGCCGCCCCCGTGAGGAGGCACACGCCCACGTCTGA